Within Metabacillus sp. KUDC1714, the genomic segment AAGGTGAGAAAAGCACTGTTTGCAGTTTCATTTCCAACAACTGGATTAAGGCTGTTCCATTCTTTTACACATGCTGTCCAGCCGTTTTTAGTAAAAGCAGCATTAATTGGTGCTGGGTTTTCAAGTGTAATGGCGAATGAGCATTATGGAATGCTCGCGGGAGTGGCGATGTCGATTGGATTTTTCCCTGCATTTATCGGCCATTCTTTAATGATCATGCTTATACCGAATGTCTCTGAAGCATATGCAAATAATGATTCAAGCAAGCTAATTCGTTTATTAAAGCAGGCCATGATGATTACGATGGTGTACGGGACTATTGCTGTTGTTGCTATGTATATGTTTGCAGAGCCTTTAACACATTTGTTTTTTAAATCAACCTCTGCATCATTTTACTTAAAACTACTTTGGCCATATTTTCTCTTTCATTTCTTTATTATTCCAATGCAAGCTTATTTAATTGGATTAGGTCTAGTAAAGGATGCGCTCTTTCATACGATATGGTCCCATGTGATATCATTTGGGATGATGTATGTATTGGGATCATTAGAGTTTCTTCATATGAAAGGGATCATTTTAGGTATGAACATGGGTGCTGTGCTCATGATGTTAATGCATTATGTTACAATCTGTAGAAAATTAGGAATAAGTGTTTATTTCATGAAAAGAAAATTTACATATTAATTTTAGATAGACGGTGAGCGTTAGTGCGAACCGTCTTTTTGGTTTAATAAAAAGGCTCTTTTTCTAAGCGATTGTTCATTTTATAACAAATTTTAATTGGTTGATTGGAACGGATTGCGTATAGTTCAATTAGAATTGTATGTTTCGTTCAATTTAGCAGAAACTAATAAAAAAATGTTTTAAAAACTTTTGTCAAAAGGGTGATTGAGCTGAATAAAAAATTGTTAGTCAGCATGATCTTGGGTTTCCTTATAAGTAATTTGTTTATCTCAGAAATCGTAGATGCAGCTGAAAATAGGATAATGATCGAAGGAGAAAAGGCAGTCGATTTCACCTTAAAAACGGTTGAGGGGAAAGCATTCAATTTATCTGATTATACTGGAAAAATTGTAGTTGTGAATTTTTGGACTACCTGGTGTACATATTGCCAAGAAGAAATGGAAGAGCTCATTAAATTTCGGGAAGAGGCTAAGTCATTAAACGTTGAGCTTTTAGGTGTGAATGTTACATCATCAGAACAAAGTGAAAATGTAGTCATTCAATTTGTGAAAGACCTTGAACTTCCATTTCAAGTTGGACTAGATGTGCATGGGGAAGTTTCAAAGACGTATCAAATTATTGGGATACCGACAACCTTTATTATTGATAGAAAGGGGATTGTTAAAAAAAAGCTGTTAGGACCGGTTACCTCAGATATGCTTAAGGAATTGGTTTCACAGTAATAATGTAAAGGGCAAATTTAAGAGCTAGAAGATCAGAGTGAACAATTTCGATCTTCTAGCTTTTTTATTTCCGGAATTTAGAAAAATTCCGAGGTATGGATATTCTAGAGATCCAACTGCTAAGTCTACATAGATCTCCACGTGCTCTTGTTTAAGTTTTTATCACATATTAAGTACTCCTTGCGCTTTGGATTTATCGAACTTTTCCAAGCTTCATTTATTATACTAAAGGGTATGGATCAGAGAACCACTCCAATTAATGACAAAGAATAAAAAAATCATAAAAACAAATGAGAAAAGTTATCATTAATTTATAATAATTATTATTTAGTAATTATAATAATTATTACTTGAAAATGTAAATTTGTTTGTTATAATTGATAATATATTAAATAATTCAATGGATTTACTCAATTTCTGTGTTTTATATCAAAAAATTGAAATAATGATTATGAATTTTATTCTCAATTAGAGGGAGTGGTTTGAATGGAACTAAATAGTGTTGGTCAAATAACTAATTCAGTTCGGTCAAATAAAGACAGTGGGATTTTTGTGAAATGGAGCGAACAGATCGAACTTATAAATGCAATTATTTCTGGGATTCTTATAGGATTCGGATGGTTCTTTGAAAGCCAAGGAAATGACACAGTTTCAATACCGTTGTTTATTCTAGCATTTGTGATTGGTGGTTATGCAAAAGCGAAGGAAGGTATTGTAGAAACCATTGCAGAAAAAAACTTAAATGTTGAACTGTTAATG encodes:
- a CDS encoding peroxiredoxin family protein, which codes for MLVSMILGFLISNLFISEIVDAAENRIMIEGEKAVDFTLKTVEGKAFNLSDYTGKIVVVNFWTTWCTYCQEEMEELIKFREEAKSLNVELLGVNVTSSEQSENVVIQFVKDLELPFQVGLDVHGEVSKTYQIIGIPTTFIIDRKGIVKKKLLGPVTSDMLKELVSQ
- a CDS encoding polysaccharide biosynthesis protein, translating into MNSFVKGTLLLVIAAFFGECLEFFVNMILARELGEEGMGLYMTILPMIFFVVIIASLELPISISKFIAEKQRETHYHMLKHTLFLTLLFTIAFVIATTLLIPYIPVFQGYHPYIKWLVVLLIPIVSFSSIARGYFMGVQHMGKIAFSNFIKKVAQLLLLNWVYQTFQFDLQMALLIALTTLIASELLVCTYLVAAYFLQYQMLRKEPKQFIKGKKVRKALFAVSFPTTGLRLFHSFTHAVQPFLVKAALIGAGFSSVMANEHYGMLAGVAMSIGFFPAFIGHSLMIMLIPNVSEAYANNDSSKLIRLLKQAMMITMVYGTIAVVAMYMFAEPLTHLFFKSTSASFYLKLLWPYFLFHFFIIPMQAYLIGLGLVKDALFHTIWSHVISFGMMYVLGSLEFLHMKGIILGMNMGAVLMMLMHYVTICRKLGISVYFMKRKFTY